One uncultured Desulfuromusa sp. genomic window, AATAGCCCCTGGTGCATAATCTGCTGAACCGCTGCCAGAGCCGTGCGTAATTAAATCTCCAGAAGAGTCATAGCAACATTGATTTGCATGCCCTCCTACCGGCTTAGATCTCACACATTCTGTTGCTCCAACGTGATATCCATGAAGATTTGTCGTTGGTTCCTCCCATTCAGATTCATCTAAACATTCTTTCTTACAGGGGCATTCAGGTAAATTGCCTAACCAAGACTGATCCAATTTTTCCAATCCAAACCATTCATTAAAGACTTGTGAATTAGTATAATAACTTCCCTTCCACATCCCCTTACCTTCGCGAGAAATCCCTTTTTTCCTGAGGCTATCCCTTGCATCTCCTAACGAAAATAGACCCCAAGGATCTATCCCATCCAGAGGATCCCCATGGATATACACATACAGATTAATCCCTCCTATAAACCCAATCGGATCAACCTGCGTATACCGTCCCGTCCCCGGATCATATGTCCGATGCCAGTTATAGTGGAGGTTGGTTTCCTGGTCATAGTATTGCCCCGGAAACCGCAGGTTGTTTTCCACCGTAGACAGCGGATCAACCGTCGCTTGCCCGAAGGCTTGATATCCGGCACTCCAGACAATCTCCCCGGTCGTGGCACTAGTCAGTCGCTGCGGCGTCCCCAGATGATCATTGTGATAGTAGTAGACGCCGGTGCTATTACGTTGGTAAAGGGGATTCGTTCCCCACATTCCGTTGGGTTGCCAACCGTAACTCTTCTGCCAACTGCCGGTATTACTGTACTCACCAATCAACCCTTCATCGGCATAGAGATAGTAAGTGGTTGTCGTCCCCTATTGTCTTGCTGATTCTTCTCCCAAAGGGGTCATAACTGTAGGTCGCGGTACG contains:
- a CDS encoding RHS repeat-associated core domain-containing protein, which codes for MIGEYSNTGSWQKSYGWQPNGMWGTNPLYQRNSTGVYYYHNDHLGTPQRLTSATTGEIVWSAGYQAFGQATVDPLSTVENNLRFPGQYYDQETNLHYNWHRTYDPGTGRYTQVDPIGFIGGINLYVYIHGDPLDGIDPWGLFSLGDARDSLRKKGISREGKGMWKGSYYTNSQVFNEWFGLEKLDQSWLGNLPECPCKKECLDESEWEEPTTNLHGYHVGATECVRSKPVGGHANQCCYDSSGDLITHGSGSGSADYAPGAIPTFFKHKGHDMDPADLASKLDGGTWGSYSERYLEVRPQVGSGKCTKNP